The following are encoded together in the Silurus meridionalis isolate SWU-2019-XX chromosome 2, ASM1480568v1, whole genome shotgun sequence genome:
- the pik3ap1 gene encoding phosphoinositide 3-kinase adapter protein 1 yields the protein MCSVLIVHTSEAHDWASYLKLILEASHHFPEDSISFYLVDEELSVQDEDYSVFRDSQCILLLLSETFIDIQSEPGVRNTLKKFLCPPRKIVAFLCGISENDDLMDYFEHWNYWRKLDSDDEPALYVSTVCEVIQEEIIDIPEEEAIAETMIQSPTQILDQPDPEEPHLVHSDNFQSPEEDVGVFDENSCQLRSLSLSEEQKSCITVQPNRILCGTQVDIYIIMANKLNSQDNIEVEFRCESSTKHVPGTAVNEYIVTVQSPEMPTGEVILQLYNNESPLFSTTVTYYTEMEEISNYLEKVMDPVHFFCQAFSISSNSLEELDKLFTDSLKKQMPPNGLKIFGITQLDEESTNQRDVELPTLLHFSAKHGLKQLTSTLLQCPGALQAYSIANKHGDYPNTMAEKSGFPDLRQFMDDYVETVDLVKCHIEESMGTHEDEDIYEPMANSSQNFVAKFSLQEDIYESMMQLNPDIQLYEDLESLDSSFNESHSEDAVLRKFFAANVQKQSETEDDLANNAYSGKEFDEPELENIEDNVENYEEDDEEDPYKLCFPEEIYDTIDDESGFAPVIANRPPAPVPRACPISEPEECKTYISTVFSSKNSLYSETNSNQSSQVRPAPERMLSSGHDPYAGMKTPGQRQLISLQERVKVGALTVEEAVQEFKAWQFDQEKRSQSVRFQQENLQKLRDSIIRRKKDKGKSGKVLDLDITAPVQRNLQWGSHMNVECSVYEPAPRSINHPPALNKTPQRGTWHTGSTSSTSSSGSNRLSTLSTVSNSSGPDGDLEEPQENSVPPPRPPRPSPETRPTLPPPRIPPRVPERFPDTMLNERYVSSPARHLHHVPPPRSTPPPPIRRPR from the exons ATGTGCTCAGTGTTAATTGTGCACACTAGTGAGGCCCATGACTGGGCCTCCTACCTAAAGCTTATCCTGGAGGCTTCACATCATTTCCCTGAGGATTCTATTTCTTTCTATCTTGTGGATGAGGAACTTTCAGTGCAAGATGAAGACTATTCAGTTTTTAGAGATAGCCAGTGCATCTTGCTGTTACTCTCAGAAACATTTATAGATATTCAAAGCGAACCAGGGGTGCGGAACACCTTGAAGAAGTTTCTTTGTCCGCCAAGAAAGATCGTTGCATTTTTGTGTGGCATCTCTGAAAACGATGACTTGATGGACTATTTTGAACACTGGAATTATTGGAGAAAGCTTGATTCAGATGACGAACCAGCACTGTATGTCTCTACAGTCTGTGAAGTTATTCAGGAag AAATCATTGATATTCCTGAGGAAGAAGCTATTGCTGAAACTATGATCCAATCACCAACACAAATTTTGGATCAGCCTGATCCAGAGGAACCACACTTGGTCCATTCAGATAACTTCCAGTCACCAGAGGAAGATGTAGGGGTTTTTGATGAAAACTCGTGTCAACTGAGAAGCCTGTCTCTATCAGAAGAACAGAAATCATGCATTACAGTCCAACCTAACAGAATCCTCTGTGGG ACCCAAGTGGATATTTATATCATCATGGCAAACAAGTTAAACAGTCAAGACAACATTGAAGTGGAGTTTCGATGTGAAAGTTCGACGAAACATGTGCCGGGAACTGCTGTGAACGAATATATTGTTACAGTTCAGTCACCTG AAATGCCAACTGGAGAAGTTATTCTGCAGCTTTATAATAATGAGTCGCCTTTATTTTCAACAACTGTGACATACTACACAGAAATGGAGGAAATTAGCAATTATCTTGAGAAAGTTATGGACCCCGTGCATTTCTTTTGTCAG GCATTCAGTATTTCATCAAATTCTTTAGAGGAATTGGATAAATTGTTCACAGATTCTCTAAAAAAACAGATGCCTCCAAATGGACTAAAAATATTTGGAATTACTCAGCTTGATGAGGAGAGTACAA ATCAGAGGGATGTGGAACTTCCAACGTTACTTCACTTCTCGGCAAAGCATGGATTAAAACAGCTGACTAGCACTTTGCTGCAATGTCCTGGAGCCCTTCAGGCCTACAGCATAGCGAACAAGCATGGGGATTACCCTAATACCATGGCTGAGAAAAGTGGTTTTCCTGATTTGAGACAGTTCATGGATGATTATGTT GAGACCGTAGACTTAGTCAAGTGTCACATAGAGGAATCCATGGGAACTCATGAAGATGAGGACATTTATGAGCCAATGGCAAATTCATCGCAAAACTTTGTTGCAAAGTTTTCTCTTCAGGAGGACATCTACGAGTCCATGATGCAACTCAATCCTGACATACAGCTGT ATGAGGACTTGGAGAGTTTGGACAGTTCTTTTAATGAGTCTCATTCAGAAGACGCTGTGTTGAGAAAGTTTTTTGCAG CAAATGTACAGAAGCAGTCCGAGACAGAAGACGATCTTGCAAATAATGCATACTCGGGTAAAGAATTTGACGAGCCCGAACTGGAAAACATAGAAGACAATGTGGAAAACTATGAGGAGGACGATGAGGAAGACCCATATAAGCTCTGCTTTCCAGAGGAAATTTATGACACCATAGATGACGAAAGTGGCTTTGCACCTGTTATTGCAAATCGTCCCCCGGCCCCAGTACCTCGAGCATGCCCTATCTCTGAACCTGAGGAATGCAAAACCTACATTTCAACAG TTTTCTCTTCCAAGAACTCGTTGTATTCAGAAACCAATAGCAACCAGTCTTCTCAAG TGAGGCCAGCTCCAGAGCGAATGCTAAGCAGTGGCCACGATCCATATGCGGGCATGAAGACCCCGGGTCAGAGGCAGCTCATCTCCCTGCAGGAGAGGGTGAAGGTGGGAGCGCTGACTGTGGAGGAGGCAGTGCAGGAGTTTAAAGCCTGGCAATTTGACCAGGAGAAACGTTCCCAGTCCGTTCGGTTCCAGCAG GAAAATTTACAAAAATTACGGGATAGCATCATCAGACGTAAAAAGGACAAAGGAAAAAGTGGAAAAGTGTTAG atCTGGATATAACTGCTCCAGTGCAGAGGAACCTGCAATGGGGATCTCATATGAATGTTGAATGTTCAGTGTATGAACCAGCTCCTCGCTCCATTAACCAccctcctgctttaaacaaAACACCACAGAGGGGAACTTGGCATACAGGAAGTACATCCAGCACATCTA GCAGTGGCAGCAACAGGTTGAGCACGCTAAGTACTGTCAGCAACAGCAGTGGGCCAGATGGTGACCTAGAG GAGCCCCAGGAAAACAGTGTTCCTCCACCTCGCCCACCCCGGCCATCACCTGAAACTCGGCCCACACTCCCTCCTCCTAGAATCCCTCCACGTGTACCTGAACG GTTTCCAGACACGATGCTGAACGAGCGTTACGTATCAAGTCCAGCTCGTCACCTCCACCACGTGCCTCCTCCAAGATCCACCCCTCCACCACCCATACGACGGCCACGGTGA